The genomic stretch CAACTAATAGGAAGCCTATACAGACTTATAGGGAGCACAAttacaggtggagcatctgtgactacagatgtaggatttgatacagatgatacctatttgtggcatatgcggttagggcatatgggagaaagatgaTTGATAGAGCTTCATAAAATAAAACTGTTGAagagagtaaaaacttgtaaattgaactTTTGTAAGTATTGTGTGTTTGGAAAATAATGCaatgttagtttcaaaactgcaaaacataagagtaaaggggtgcttgaatatgtacacagcgatgtatggggtccttcaataATAAAACccaaaggtggggcagaatacttcatGTCCTTTGTTGATAATTACACAAGGAAAGTctagatctacttcatgaagcataaaagtgaagtgtttactaaatttaaggaatggaaggctgaggtagaaaggaagataggaaagaaaatttagTAGAGAATAGATAATAGAGGGGAGTACAAGTACAAGTCGTTGCTAGAATTGTGCAaactgaagggattacacgtcacttcacggttctaATGACACTACTATAAAATGGTATAGCTGAAATGATGAACATAACACTtttagaaagagctcggagtatgaggctgaatgcagggttgagcaagagattttgggcaaaAACAGTGAATATGttatgtttcctcatcaacagatctccatcaaaggcgattgattgtaaaattctcgaagaggtatggatagaaaaaccaatagattattctattctaaaaatatttggttgtccagcctatgcacatgttgagagtgagcagcgttccaagttagactcaaagtctaagcagtgcatctttcttggttttaagaaatgaGTAAAGGGATTCAAATTATgagatccaagttcacagaaagttatgGTTAGCAGGGACATTGTGTTTGATGAatctcatatggtgaagtcaaaatgTAATTCACAAAcagttggtgaaaataaagaaggttctactgtgcaggtggagttaggtgagtcagaaacaataagagaaaatgagtcatccagtgacttaccaggacaacaggaagtaGTAGAAGTTCCTTATACTATagtaaagggtaaagggaagcgtactcataaagcacctgtgagatacgggtttgaagacatggttgcctatgccctcactgtaggtatatgtgatccatcttcctaccatgatgctttgagtgatgcacaacatgataaatggatggcagctatgatggaggaaatggagacTCTACAAAAGAataagacttgggagattgtgaaaaaactcaaagaaagaaaaatcattgggtgtaaataaGTCTTTCTTAAGAAAGAGACAGCATCTGAGAatgagcgtgaaaggtataacgCTAGACTTATAGCCAAGGgttatgcacagaaggaggggatagactataATGAAATATTCTATCCAGTAGTTAAACACACTTtaatcagggtactacttgctttggtagccatgtatgatttggagcttgcacagcttgatgtgaagattGCTTTTATTTATGGTGACTTGGATAaatagatttacatggagcagcctgaaggtttcaaggtgcagggaaaggaagatcatgtttgtctgcttaagaggtcactttatggtcttaagcaatctcctaggcagtggtacaagcgctttgattcccacataaTGAaaattggctacacaagaagtgagtgtGACAGTTGTGTTTATTATGAAGTGttaagtgataattccattattttgttgatgctttatgttgatgatatgctcattgttgcaaagaacaaacatgatatagtctctttgaagtctttgttaagtgctgaatttgagatgaaggatcttggtacTGCTAAGAAGATCTTTGGCAtgaaaatccttagagatagaaatgcaggtaaactttgggtaactcagaagaggtatattgaaaaggtgctagagcgtttcaatataaAAAAAGCTAAGccagttagcactccgttagctagtcacttcaagttatctgaaagggaatgccctataacacatgaggaggtggagcaaatgtctcaggtcccttatgctagcacAGTTGAGAGTCTCATGTAttctatggtttgtagcagaccggatttgtctcatatagtcagtgttgttagcagatacataaGTAAtctagggaaggagcattggaatgcaattaagtggatcttcagatatttgagcaagactaaagatataggtgttatgttcagtgacAAAGGAAATTCCACAAAATtagcaggttatgttgattccaACAATGCTgatgatttagacaagaggaggtctactacagggtatgtatttacattggctaGTGGACCCATATCAtagagggcgatgcttcagtctagtATTgaattgtccactacagaggcagagtatatggcggcagttgaggctgccaaagAAGGAGTCTAGTTGGTTagattggttcgtgagttggggttggagcaaggaggtacagtgttacattgtgatagtcagagtgccatacatatTGCAAAGAATCacgtgtttcatgcaaggacaaagcatattgatgtgagatttcacaagatcaaggagcttgtgtcagaaggcaatattcacttgagaaaaattcatacatttCTCAATCCTgtagatatgtttaccaagccagtTACTATAGAGAAGTTTGAGTCCTGTTTAGACTTGATTaagattactcattgttgaagataaGGGACGCACCAAATAGGTGTGGGTTTGTATCTCTAATGAGGTACGgagatgaagacgtctacaggttatctttacaggaaGCTCGACAGGATTCAAGCCAATGTGGAGATTGttagtgtacgatgtcttgtattccgtcacaattTAACCCAGAGAGTATTGGTGCaacgcctcgacaggcaggacgggtgtagggggcgtagcccccccgctcgaattttttatttgaggacaattgtgtacttttcagattagggttttttgctatatatttgtaacgagggtttctttctctgtaatgcaagcaatactgagaagtGAGGGATGaacactgtaaccctattctccattgatagtgaagcaagatctcatctcatcgaggatgtaggcaatcttgtcgaaccgtgtaaatctatgtgcattacttgttattgtttttccattatcttctacatcgttttagggttgcatttctacaatgaagaaagagaatccGCCGATGTCATCTACTAGTTGGACGGCTAGTTGTTGATGCCATCGATCCTTCATCGCATGCTAGCAAATTTTTTGTCGGTGCCAAGGTAATTGTAAAAATATGAACTCCtacatcttttttctttccaacatgCATGTGAATAACCTTATCTGTAAACGCATCATTTTGCTTTCATAGTGGGTGGGGCAATGATTCAAGCACCCTTGTATCTAGGTGTAGGAGCCACGAGACCATTGCCTTGTTATATGGTTATTGCGCCTAGATACAAGAGCATGCAATTACTACCACAGCCTCGTGAAATTAAAAATTCCATCTATTAGACATGTCAAATTCATGTTTTGTAGAAATTTTTAAGTTTAAACAACAATTGCAGGAAAAAAAAGTTGTAGGATGAACGAGTTTGACTAGTTAAATAAGAGCGCAGATCAtgtcctcgtacgagaaccattctcgtacaagactgatccacacagatggaatccacccaaggaaaaatagtgaacggatcaggttcatacgagaatgttctcataCACTCCTGATATGTAGATATAGAAcctattaaataaagagagagaaaattgattctatatccacaGACCAGGACCgttctcgtacatgaacctgatccactctcgGAAAAATCATGTGGTGGATTTCATCTATATGGATCAAACCTTATGAGAATGACTCAAGTACGAGAACCTAATTCACATTCGATAAATTAATGTCtctttattaccaaaaaaaaaaaaaaggaacgcAGTGATGTTGAGTTGAAACTATAGGTTGTACGATTAATTCCCAACTTAATAATCAAAAGCTGTAAATCAAGTGGGGATCAGATCGATCTATGGCGCATGAACTTGCAAAATAAATGAACAAGAGCCACCATCTCTATTTCTTTCCTGTTGTGAGAGATTAAGAAGCTAGAATCATCCTTCACTTACCCACATCCTGTAACAGTATAAGTAATTGGAGGAAGTAGTAGGATACCCCTCCTATTGTGGCATATTGTAGCTTTCCCATCCCTTCTACTGCCGGAAAATCATCATCTCCAGCACGGTTGAACCCTCCGGCAAGCCATCCCAAGTTCTGGTATCCTCCTTCGTATAATCTTGTGACTGCCATCATCGATCTAAAACAATATACAGATCTTAGCATCTGAAAATCTATGATCATATCATTATTATATATGGTTCTTTCTAGGTgtcactatgcctagtgaagtataacaCTTTCATTATTTGCCGCTTGGTAGTACATGGGTTTGGGGGTGTCAATGGGTGGGGTTGGGCTAGGCTTTtagaaaccctaacccaaccctaaggtctcttaactcaaccctagcccagcccagccctaaGTCAAGTTgagatatctcagcccaagcccaaccctgtCGGACTTAGCCCAACCAAACCAGCCCTAATGGACGCTAATTGGGATAggcttttgtgtgtgtgtgtgtggttaaGTGTACTTGGTTGCTTGCTCGATACATTGCAAAGGCCAAAAACCAATTTTTcgtatatatgtagattgtggaaaacaaaAGATTTTTGCAGACTTTTATTATAAGTGctcatttataattattaacgtatttatattattatgtacttaaatatatagggttgggttgggtagagacctcaacccaggcccaacccaacccatcccATCCTCAGGCttgaaattctcaaccctaaTCAACCCTATGGGTTGAAATCTCTGCCCAGGCCCTGTTCGAGCTCAAGGTGGGCTAGGGTGGGTTCGAGCTGATTGGGCTTTTTTGACACTCCTACATGGGTTAGTTCATGTGATGGAGGACCCCACATataaatcattttttctttttttgggtcaaaTCCCACATATTTATCTCAATGTCCAAATTTTAGTCTAAGTAAGCAACGAAAGTTTCTCAAAAGTCTAATTCAAAGTTTTAATAACATTACCAAAATGCCATCAAATGGCAATAGAATATAATTTCGGGCTGATTGGGCTTTTTTGACACTCCTGCATGGGTTAGTTCATGTGATGGAGGAGCCCAcatataaatcattttttttttttttgggttaaaccCCACATATATATCTAAATGTCCAAATTTTAGTGTAAGTAAGCAACGAAAGTTTCTCAAAACTCTAATTCAAAGTTTTAACGACATACCAAAATGCCATCAAATGGCGATAGAATAAAATTTCAACTACTTTTTGTATTCATTTTAAACTAAAATTGTACTTATGAGATAGTTCTCTGGTCCTCTATATGTTCCCATGTAATGCCATATGGCAAATGGTCACTAAGCATAGCGGCAGAAAAGAAAACCTTAGTAGCGAGGCtaaaaaatataatgattttACTGTATAGCAATCAAGGACTCACCTTAGCCCTTCACCACAGGCAACAAGAAGCTTACTCTCCTTGTCAGGAACTGCCACCTCAACCTGCCGGAGAAATTCAGGGTTGATTGCTGTGAGATATTGGCCGGCCCACAGCCCAATATAGCCGAAGTGAACCCATTTTTTTAGAAGGGTGAGGGGACTATTGTCCATTTCTTTCACAAAGAGTGGGACATGTAATGAACCTGATACCAATgccttctccctctcccacacTGGTCTGATATCAAGGAGTTTCCAACCTTCAGAATCAATTGCTGCACTAGCCTCCTTCGGCGGTATAGCTCGGACGGTGCCGGATTGTATGAGTTCCCGGCCACCACCGGAAATTGCAGTCGCCTGTAGCCTAAAAACCCGAGTGAAGAACGGTTTTGTAGTGCCTTGTAGCTTAGTCTTCTTCTCATGCTTCAAATAGGAGAAGTAGAACTTCTCTATACGAATTgccatgtctctctctctctctctctctcttatccgcAGCTGAACCAGTGAAGTTCAAGCCTCTTATCATCTTTGTTTACTCTGCACATGTTGCCATAACTATCTGAGCCGGGGGTTATTGAACCAGAAAAGAAACCGGTCTGGCAAATATCTTGTAAATTTTCAAGGATACTTTGGGCCcctttgataacgtttcaagaaacgtgtttctgtgttcagaaacgacagaaatagaacaaaaagtgtttgataaaactatttcgttccacttgttttcagaaattgaaatttctacctatttatggttcaagaaacgacccaggcgaaacaagtagaacttattttgccgtttctggaaacgactcgtggccattcttttcgctggttactatcgacttccagaaacacgactatcaaacaccttcaattctgtttctgtttctagaaacgaaaatttatgtttctgccaaaAAGTTATCAAACGGGCACAAATTTCTTCCTATATTTAAGCAGAATTTTTCCCATCTTTATTAATCAACTAGCCCTTTAGGCCCGATTCGGGGccaactaagggtgtcaatttcaaatcgaaaccgaataccaaaaccaaaactaagCCCAATTAATctgaccgaaccgaaccgaataaATTCAGTTCATATTCGGTCTGGGTATGTGAGTATTGCTATTCGGTtaggttcgatttcggtttaggATGTTAAAACCGTCGGTTCataaccgaaatcgaaccgaattaCTCTTAAAAGTTtaaaccaaaaatgaaaaaaaataaaaaaaagaaaccctacTATCACTAAGACTTAGGAGGGATTTTCCATGTTGCCTTTTGAGTTTTTGAATCTTAGAGGAGACTCGGCACGACTCTGAGCGACTCTTCACTTCTTTTTCAGTCCACCTTCTTCTTTTCTAGGCATTAGGTTTGTTAGAGAATAGCTTGCAGCCtgcatccatgatccatccaaggtaattattcttcttcttttcactttttatcaaaataaaaagtgtGTTCTGTCATTCTGTTGCACCTTATGAAaacttttttctgattttttctaATATTCTTAATATTAGGTAGTTCTTAGCTTTACCTCTTGTGGCCAGCACCCACCCAAGCCCCAAGGTAATTCTTCTCCCCTTTTTAgttattgaaaaataaagtgTGATATGTGGTCGGTGGTCCCCTACTGAAAACTTCTGATATTTCTTTTAATGTTGTTAATATTAATAGTTTATTCAGTGGGTTTTATTATCTTTAATAGGTGATTTTGAATGATTATCTAAAGAGACTTTATGATTAATGGAATGTGTAAGACAAAAATTGGAGAACCGAGTCAGTAACTTGAGCCCaatatggcctttggtccatcatagTCATAGTTTAAAAGTGGAACCAtttttcataaccgaattaaaaccgagGTACACAACAGAATTAAAACAGAATATCAGAACCGAATTAGAACCGAAACCGTACCGAATTGAATcagtttgagtatctaaatacatAATCGAGTTGGTTCTCGGTTCGGTTATGGTCCACCATATCGTCATttggaaccaaaccaaaaccgaatggaataaccaaaaccaaaccgattgacacccttaagtccgactttggtatgatttctatttcaatttcaaatttctttaataaaatagttaataaatagaTTTTTGGTCAAGATAATTATTTTGAGGGCATTAATctgaaatattttaaaaataagaaatctaTTCACTAGTTCAATTTCTAAGGATTTCTTTTGtatcattttgttttgtttttttgacacaaaaacatttttgtttgtttggtcTTATTTATGGAccctatttatatttttatttttttttaaatgagtaCAATACAAAATCCATAATGGACCCAAGACCCATTTTTGCATTCTGGCCTAAACCATTTTTTTCCGATTAAGCGCTaaactttaatgagcatgtgctCTAACGGCTAAAATATGAGGCTATAATGGTAATCCAGATTCTCTTTATAAAGCCATTTATCTTCTTCATTTGCAGTTCTGTAGTAGGGCAGGGGGCTGCACAAGAGGGTTGGATGGTTGTGCACAGGGCCAGCGGGGGCTTGCAAGGGAGTTCGATGAGGAACAGTGGTGTAGAGTCTGGGGTTTCCAGGTTGGTGAGAGAGGTTTTCAGGTTGGACGGTGGGTTGCAGAGAAGATGGACTTATAAGGGAAAAGGGTGGGATTACAAGGGTTGCATGAAGGAGGTGATTGGAGATTTTGTTGGAAGGTTTGCAGGGTAGtgcttgggggggggggggggttgggctCATGAAGATGGGGATTTCTATAGACCAAAGAGACCCTAATTTAATTCAGAATTTCTATTCcattttatttctgtttcaatGATATAAGgtgcaaaaatcaaatcaaacaaagAGACCCTAATCTAATTCAgaatttttattccattttatttttgtttcaatgataTAAGgtgcaaaaatcaaatcaaaaaatttctaaaatagaaatcaccacatgaaattgaaatagaagtCACACCATCTATTTCAGTTTCATGAggtgatttatattttgaaaatgtttactgaaaaatatttctatttcaaaaattgtttggttcgatttttgAACCTTTACAgtgaaatagaaatgaaatggattttattatgattatttttttcactCTTGCTTTTTAATGAGCACATGGTCAATTTGATGATAGTAATTTCATATGAaaaattattcttcttctcctaatgGTCACACCATCGCTATGCCCCCACCACTACCCCTTTCTCGGCCCTAACCCCCGCCATCACCATCTCCTAAAGAAATATAGAGAATTTATTCTCAGAAATTGAACTACTAAATAGATTTACGATTTAAACTTCTTGACCAAAAAtctatttattaactatttcaaaaatcaatataaaattaAACTCTTATTTAAACTTGCTAAACTTGGGGAGCATGGGGAGCCAATTTGATTGatataagaaacaaaattgGCATATATGGCGTGTCCAGTCCATCTTTAAATCAATATGACCCCTAGGTAATCCAATCTTCATGGCTATAATCAACTTGGGTCACAGTCAGTTCTACAATTGCACTAGCGTGAAGCTAATGATAGCATGCACATAAGCATCATCACTCATGGGATTTTGAGTTTAGAGGGGGCGGGCGGAAAATTTGTGCACTCCTGTGCCTATGATCAGATggctttctttttctcaaaaaaaatttaaaagtaaaaataaaaaatcattatgaCATTGACATCAATTGATATCAGTCTCATAAtatcttttcccaaaaaatacatatttttatAGATAGGTCGAGGTCAACAAactattattttaatttcttaatgGGGGCTCGATGTAAGTAGTGCTTGGTTACACCaagccaaaaccctagaattgcaAGCATACTACCATAATGCAGGTGGCCAAAAAATCACCAATATATTATTTGGTGGGTCCTACATAATGTTATAACCTCCAATCTTATACCAAGCTACAATATTGTTTATTTTGGCCTATGGGCCTTATGACTTTAAAATACGTCATGCCATAGCAAGGAGGCCATCCTTTATCAGTAGCTTAGGATCTTTCTCCCTAACCGATGTGAGACTAATTAGAATGTATCCTTACGCCTTTCACATTCTTGCCCAACCTTTGGGCTCAATGGATCTGGGTCATTTCGTGGGCATGGCATTCTCCCCCTTTGCAGTACAGTTCCCCTTTGTCGTCCCTCACAGTGTTGGGAGTCTTCTATGATATCACTTGTATTAATACCTTGACCTCATATCAAGtcacaatattgttctctttgattAGGCCAAATCGGACAATATCATGCCAAGAGAAAGGGGCAGATCATTACATGCAGTCTAGGTAATGGGCACCCCAACGTAGCCTACTCTAATATTTACAGTTTgctaattataattttttaatataaacaaTGTACATGTACAATGGTCAATAGATCACTGCTTGGTCACGTGGCCATGCACCAACttgggggccaatgagagtgtgcACAGTGGCATCAatatggatggaatttttttcATAGAAGGTGTAGTGGTAATTTCGTGCGATCCGGTATTTGGGCATAGGAGCTATGCAACCACGAACAGTTCTTTTTCTCATGTACTACATAGATATGTTTTGTTTACATGAATATGAATTCATATTATTATCAATACAATGAGAAATTGCAGtaaaaagtataaaaatatGCTCTTATATTGCATATTTaaatttaccccaaaaaaaaataaaaaaattaaagatttcaatgaattttgtttttccaaAGTTGACTAAGAGGGAGTGAATTAGGGTCTCTAAAATTCTCCTAAATTTGGTCtcaatactcttttttttttttttcactcccCTGATGTTCCCATTTCTACTGACATTCACACTTGGCACCCACTTCTTGAGCTATCACACTTCCCTCTAATAGCATTATCTCTGGCACTCACTTATATACATACACTGATAAGCCTCCTCACTGTTGACACTCgctcaggaaaaaaaattggcacTCATTGACTGGATAGGGCAATCCCAAGTTTACCAGTCTCCCACACAGACTGTTATTGTCATACAACCATTCGTGTGCATATCCACCTCGTTGTCATACGTATGAATTATGTATACATCTCTCTCATTAAACACGAATGCAAGTTTCCAATACCTTTGTGAGACTGGTAGTGGAGGTTTAAAATTATACCTCCACTACTAAACTAACACTCTAAGACCCATTTTATTAAAATGATTTCTATAGTACCTATAAGTCCATGTACGATCTCAAATAATcctcttcaaagttcaaaagatAATCTTCAACTCCATATCATAATAAAGAAAGTGGTGCTAGTATAAGCATCGCATTGTCTtccaattggatttttttttttcataataagaGAATTAACTAAAAACACAAGGATAATCAATGCCACAAGCAACCaaccaaaaaaggaagaaataaaactCGGGGGAACAAGATACCATGATTTGTTGCACTAAGAAGAGGGTCCTATTGATGGCAAGCAGTCAGCAACTATGTTCCCTTCTCTTAAAATATGTCCAAAGATGACTTGATCAAATTGAGAAGCAATGAACTAGCAATCCCTAATAATGTGCCTGATTCTCCAAGGAATTGATAGAAATTTTAGATTAAGAATGTTGATGAGAGTTAGATTATCACCTTCAGTTCAAACAGATTTATATCCTAAGTTCACCGCTGATTGTTTCACTTGCAACTACGAAATAAGGCTAGTTAGATGCAACAACAAAGCAATTTCTACAAAAGAAGTTGAGGCAGAGATGTGAAATTCATTTACTTAGATGTTTCACACGTGTATGAAAAATAGCTAAGGCCTCGACAACACAAGTGTTACATGTTAGGTCTTGGTCACGTGCATGGACCATGCAAGACCAAGTCGTAAGGCATGTACCCAAGGTCGGGTCTCAAGGAGAGAATATTTCAACTAATTAGTAGGGCTCTTAGGGTTGTTATTTTATGTGCTATTTTGATTGGAGGGGGAGTATTATGTGGGCGGTTATAGGGGAGAGGTAGTGAGATGTCATATTTTGAATTAGTCAGCCATATAGTACGTTAAATAAATAGGGTTGttattttatgaatgaaatcatCCAATTATCTACCTTGTGTAGGGAGGTTAGGCTTCCTTAATTAAGCCACTATTACTTgatattttctttactttttttttttattccaatccTACAACATAGGTGGGAAGACTCGTACTGCGTTGTATGTACCAGCTTGGTATTAGAGCTTGGGGATGGAGTGGTTAGAAAAGGAGGTAAACTCTCTCAATGAAAGGCAACAACAAATCTTGACTAAACTGGGAGATCAACAAGAGCTACCAACGAAGATCAGTGAGATGTTTGAGCGCATGAATTCACAGCTTCCAACCCAAATAGAGGGTGATGTTGGGGAGGAGGACACGACTATCTAGGCATGTTGTGTGGAGCAGTTTTCTGAGTTCCATCAAACACCAGAGGAGGAAAGGTGGCATGGCATCCTTCCACCTGGAAGGGGAGGCACAACTATGGTATCAGTTGTACAAACAAACCGGTGGTGGACTAACATGGCCGAATTTCTGTGAAGGTTTACATGATGGATTCTGGCCAATACCATGCCAGGATTTCTTTGGCAAATTGGTCAAGCTGCAATAGAAGGAATCTGTTCAGGATTATCAGGCAATGTTAGAAAGAATTTTGTCGAAGGTGGGGCAACTTCCCCCCAACCGGTAGATTAGCTGCTTTGTGAGTGGGCTACATGACAACATTAAGGCTGATGTGCTAGCCACACAACCAACCACTCTCACGAGTGCCAATGGGTTAGCACAGTCATTCAAAGTGAAGAACCTATCACAAAGACGGTTCTCACTGCCAACTGAACCCCAAAGGGAAATTACAACCAACAAGAAGCTGCCAAACACCAGGGCTACTTTACCTGTCAAACGAATGACGACCACTGAATTGCAGGAAAGGAGAGCCAAGGGGCTATGTTAGAATTGCAATGAATGTTTCGTTCCAGGCCTTCAATGTAAGAAACTTTTCCTAATTGAGGGATGTGGTATCGAGGAAGAGGAGGAATCAAGGTTTGACATAGCAACCAATGTAGCAGAGAAGAACAACCTAATGCCCAAGATCTCTCTACATGCAATATGTCGGGTGAAATCTCTAGAGACTATAAGGGTTTCAGGAAGGTTGGGACTAGGGATGTAATCGGATCGGATATAGATATTCGGATCAGATGTATTCGAATTCGGATATTTCCTGACCGAATACGGATACCCCTAAATGAATACGGATGCATAtcaaattcagattttcaaCTATCCGTTTACTCTCTAACTTTTGTAATCCGGACCTTCCTTCccccaatgaatataatttactcttaatccatctttttaacttgttttaactcttttcctcattctctagaacctgtttaaacttcaagaaccctcaaaatcattgattgattatttaatcaactcgaataattatttttcggataatttggattttaatccGAATACCCTTTGACTAGATTCGAATACCCCTAAACCAATACGAATGAGAATTCGAATTCGGATTTCGACTACCCATTCACTTCCCTAGTTGGGACACATGGCGGTCACAATTTTGGTTGACTCGGGAAGCACCCACAACTTCCTAAGATTAAAAATAGCTAAAAAATAGGGCTCATGCCTACTAATGAGAAACTTTTGAGGTTATGGTCGCTTCTAGAGAGAGAATCGCAAGTCCAGGTATGTGCACCAATGTGGAGTTAATTATGCAAGGAATTTCAATTGTTGCGGACTTTTTCCTTTTAGCCATAGGTGGTTATGAGGTAGTACTTGGTACTCATTGGTCGGACTTTGGGCCCTATTACATGGGACTTTGCTAACCTTATCATGAAGTATGAGGTGGCATGAAAAGAAGTTGAGCTCAAGGGGCTAATGACTGGAACGGATAAGGTGGTGATTGATCCCACGCGTGAAGCAAGGCGTAGTAAACAAGGACTCTTGC from Macadamia integrifolia cultivar HAES 741 chromosome 14, SCU_Mint_v3, whole genome shotgun sequence encodes the following:
- the LOC122061454 gene encoding rhodanese-like domain-containing protein 10, which produces MAIRIEKFYFSYLKHEKKTKLQGTTKPFFTRVFRLQATAISGGGRELIQSGTVRAIPPKEASAAIDSEGWKLLDIRPVWEREKALVSGSLHVPLFVKEMDNSPLTLLKKWVHFGYIGLWAGQYLTAINPEFLRQVEVAVPDKESKLLVACGEGLRSMMAVTRLYEGGYQNLGWLAGGFNRAGDDDFPAVEGMGKLQYATIGGVSYYFLQLLILLQDVGEKKNL